TGACCGTACTGGCCGGGCTGGCCGTACTGACCCGGCTGCTGCCCGTAGGCCGCGGTCTGGTCCGGGTACTGGCCCTGCTGCGGGTAGCCCTGCTGGTAGGGCTGCGACGGCGGGTAGTACTGGGAGGGCGGCTGCTGGTACTGCCCGTATTCGGTGGGCGTGTAGGCCGGTGCGTGCCACGTCTGCTGCTCGCCGGTGGCCGGCCAGTTCTGCTCGCCGCTACCCGGTTGCTGCTGCCACGGTGAGGCCTGCTGGGTGTGGTCCTCGCCGGATTGCTGACCTTCGCCCTGAGTCGGCTGCCAGCCCTGGGTCGGGTCGGATCCCTGCGGTCCGCTCATCGTGTCTCAGTCCTCCTGATCGCAGTCCTCGCGTCGGTCGCCGTAGGCAACCGTAACCTCGGCTCAGCCTACCCGGCATCAACTGCCACGACGCCGCGCCGAATGGCGTCGATCGCCCGCTTGGCGGCGGCCCGCAGCTCGGGCTGCGGCGCGGCGTTGCGGACCTGGTCGAGCAGGTCGAGGACCTGTCGGCACCAGCGGACGAAATCCCCGGGTGACAGCGTCGACCCGGTGCCCTCGTTGTCGGCGGCCGCCAGCGCGGTGACCAGGTCGCCGCTGCTGGCCCAGCGGTAGATGGCGGCGACGAAGCCGTCGTCGGGTTCGCGGGTCGGCGTGATGCGGTGGCGGTGCTCGTCGGCACGCAGCTGCGACGACAGCCGTCGGGTCTGGTTGAGCGCCTGCCGCAGCTTGGGCGTCGGAATCTGCTCGTGGCGCGGCGCGCCGGGCCCGTCTCCGCCGCGCGTCTCGAAGAGCACCGCCGACAACACCGCGGCGAGTTCGGCGTCCTTGAGCCCGGTCCACGCGTCGGTGCGCAGGCATTCGGCGACCAGCAGGTCGCTCTCGCTGTAGATGCGGGCCAACAGCCGACCGTCGTCGGTCACCGTGGGCACGCCCGCCTCGAGAGCGATGAAGCCGCGCTCGGTGAGCAGGCCGACGATCCGGTCGAAGGTCCGGGCCAGCGAATTGGTCGCGGCGGCCACCTTCTTCTCCAGGGCGGCGTTCTCGCGCTCCATCCGTAGGTAGCGCTCGGCGACGCGGACCCGGGTCTCCCGATCGCCGTCGCGGTGAGCCGGGTGCCGTCGCATCTTCTCGCGCAGCGCGGCCAATTCCGGGTCGGCGTCCCGGCTTTCGGCGTGCTTGCCGCGGCGGTCGCCTGGTGCGGCGATGCCTGCGGCGGCCGAGCGCAGCGCCGATGCCAGGTCGCGACGAACCCGCGGCTGCCGGTGTTCGATGCGCTTGGGCAACGTCATCGACCCGACGGGCGCCGATTCACCGGAATAATCGGCCGAGGAAATCCTTCCGGCCCAACGGTTTTCGGTCAGCACCAGCGGCCGCGGGTCGGACTCGTCGCGCGCCGCCTCGAGGACGACGGCCAGGCCGCCGCGTCGACCGTGGGTGATCGTGATGATGTCGCCCTTGCGCAGGGCCGAGAGCGCGTCATTGGTTGCCTGGCGGCGCTGCAGCCGCGACGCCCGAGCTTGCGCCCGTTCCTGTTGGCTGATCTGCTCACGCAGTCGGGCGTATTCGAGGATCGGCGCATCCTTGCCGCCCAGTTCGGCGGCGACGTCGTCGAGCATCTGCTGTCCGCGTTCGACGCCGCGGACCAGGCTCACCACCGAGCGGTCGGCCTGGAACTGCGCGAAGGACTGCTCCAGCAGCGCGTGCGCCTGCTCGGTGCCGACGCGGTTCACCAGGTTGATCGTCATGTTGTAGGACGGCGCGAACGAACTGCGCAGCGGAAAGGTACGCGTCGACGCCAGGCCCGCGACCTCGGCCGGTTCGGTGGTCTCCTCGCTCGGATGCCACAGCACCACGGCGTGACCCTCGACGTCGATGCCACGGCGCCCCGCCCGGCCGGTGAGTTGGGTGTATTCGCCGGGCGTCAGCGGCATGTGCTGCTCGCCGTTGTACTTCACCAGCCGCTCCAGGACCACAGTGCGGGCGGGCATGTTGATACCCAAAGCCAGTGTCTCGGTGGCGAATACGGCCCGGATCAGCCCGGCGGTGAAGAGCTCCTCGACGGTGTGCCGGAACACCGGCAGCAGGCCGGCATGGTGGGCTGCGATGCCGCGCATCAGCGCCTCACGCCATTCGTAATAGCCGAGCACGTCGAGGTCGGAGTCGTCGAGGTCGCCGCAGCGGTGCTCGATCACCTCGGCGATCTGCGCGCGCTCCTCCTCGGTGGTGAGCCGCAGCGACGACCGCAGGCATTGCTGCACCGCGGCGTCGCAGCCGACGCGGGAGAAGATGAACGTGATCGCCGGCAGCAGGCCGTCGGCGTCGAGCATCTTGATCACGTCGGGCCGCGACGGCGGGCGGTAGAAACCGCGGTGATCGGAGCGGCCCTGGCCTCCCCGCCCGCCGCGGCGTGGGCCACGCCAGTCGGTAAGCCGGTCGGCCTCGCGACGATGGGCGATGTGGCGCAACAGATTTGGATCGACGATCGCGTGCCGCCGATCTCCCGGCTCGTGCGCGTCGTAGTCGAAGAGGTCGAACAGTCGCTTGCC
The sequence above is a segment of the Candidatus Mycobacterium wuenschmannii genome. Coding sequences within it:
- a CDS encoding DEAD/DEAH box helicase; amino-acid sequence: MSELTSFAGEVEFALDPFQRRACAALESGHGVLVCAPTGAGKTIVGEFAVHLALASGGKCFYTTPIKALSNQKHNDFVARYGKERIGLLTGDLSVNADAPVVVMTTEVLRNMLYADSPALRGLSYVVMDEVHFLADRMRGAVWEEVILHLPDDVRLVSLSATVSNAEEFGGWIQTVRGDTTVVVDDHRPVPLWQHMLVGKRLFDLFDYDAHEPGDRRHAIVDPNLLRHIAHRREADRLTDWRGPRRGGRGGQGRSDHRGFYRPPSRPDVIKMLDADGLLPAITFIFSRVGCDAAVQQCLRSSLRLTTEEERAQIAEVIEHRCGDLDDSDLDVLGYYEWREALMRGIAAHHAGLLPVFRHTVEELFTAGLIRAVFATETLALGINMPARTVVLERLVKYNGEQHMPLTPGEYTQLTGRAGRRGIDVEGHAVVLWHPSEETTEPAEVAGLASTRTFPLRSSFAPSYNMTINLVNRVGTEQAHALLEQSFAQFQADRSVVSLVRGVERGQQMLDDVAAELGGKDAPILEYARLREQISQQERAQARASRLQRRQATNDALSALRKGDIITITHGRRGGLAVVLEAARDESDPRPLVLTENRWAGRISSADYSGESAPVGSMTLPKRIEHRQPRVRRDLASALRSAAAGIAAPGDRRGKHAESRDADPELAALREKMRRHPAHRDGDRETRVRVAERYLRMERENAALEKKVAAATNSLARTFDRIVGLLTERGFIALEAGVPTVTDDGRLLARIYSESDLLVAECLRTDAWTGLKDAELAAVLSAVLFETRGGDGPGAPRHEQIPTPKLRQALNQTRRLSSQLRADEHRHRITPTREPDDGFVAAIYRWASSGDLVTALAAADNEGTGSTLSPGDFVRWCRQVLDLLDQVRNAAPQPELRAAAKRAIDAIRRGVVAVDAG